The following are encoded together in the Triticum dicoccoides isolate Atlit2015 ecotype Zavitan chromosome 6B, WEW_v2.0, whole genome shotgun sequence genome:
- the LOC119326414 gene encoding probable serine/threonine-protein kinase PBL19: MGCLGRFRSKIRAGKGKGKRPHGRPVPGPGASFTSEATCSTASSSAAATSQSQSQDSGATVRPGGSKSSGSASSARSIPELYEERGASSLREFGLRELHAATSDFSRLLKIGEGGFGSVYKGVVRLPGGPAGGTVVAIKRLNTSGHQGHKQWLAEVHFLGVVEHPNLVKLIGYCAARDERGPQRLLVYEFMTNKTLDDHLFNRAYPVLPWGVRLEIVFGAAQGLMYLHEGLEVQIIYRDFKASNVLLDEEFRPKLSDFGLAREGPSADQTHVSTAVMGTYGYAAPDYVATGHLTTKSDVWSFGVVLYEILTGRRSMEKNRPKNEQKLLEWVKQYPVGSKQFNKIIDTRLEGRYSRQGTREIAKLANTCLAKRSRDRPTMRQVADSLKQVMQLKQLDGESVASGDNSPPHDVQGKPTADDIAVASARRRMLHLAALGENGNSIARRRFMFMKAAAAPTPT; the protein is encoded by the exons ATGGGTTGCCTCGGCCGCTTCAGGAGCAAGATCAGGgcaggcaagggcaagggcaagagacCGCACGGGAGGCCGGTGCCGGGGCCGGGCGCGTCGTTCACTTCCGAGGCCACCTGCTCGACGGCGTCCTCGTCGGCCGCGGCCACGAGCCAGTCTCAGTCCCAAGACTCGGGCGCGACCGTGAGGCCCGGCGGGAGCAAGTCGTCGGGGTCGGCCTCGTCGGCGCGGAGCATCCCGGAGCTGTACGAGGAGCGGGGGGCGAGCAGCCTGCGCGAGTTCGGCCTCCGGGAGCTCCACGCCGCCACCAGCGACTTCAGCCGGCTGCTCAAAATCGGCGAGGGCGGCTTCGGGAGCGTCTACAAGGGGGTCGTCCGCCTGCCCGGTGGCCCCGCCGGCGGCACCGTGGTGGCCATCAAAAGGCTCAACACCAGCGGCCACCAG GGGCATAAGCAGTGGCTGGCAGAAGTTCATTTTCTAGGGGTTGTCGAGCACCCGAACCTCGTCAAGCTCATCGGTTACTGTGCTGCCCGTGACGAAAGAGGTCCTCAGAGGCTGCTTGTCTACGAGTTCATGACGAACAAAACCCTGGATGATCATCTATTCAATCGAGCGTACCCTGTTCTTCCATGGGGCGTCAGGTTGGAAATAGTATTTGGCGCTGCTCAGGGTTTGATGTATCTCCATGAAGGGTTGGAGGTTCAG ATCATATATCGTGATTTCAAAGCTTCCAATGTTCTGCTGGATGAGGAGTTTAGACCAAAACTTTCAGACTTTGGATTAGCGAGGGAAGGGCCATCAGCAGATCAAACTCATGTGTCTACAGCG GTTATGGGGACCTATGGTTATGCGGCTCCAGACTACGTTGCGACAGGTCATCTCACCACCAAGAGTGATGTTTGGAGTTTTGGAGTAGTACTCTATGAGATCCTCACCGGACGACGTTCTATGGAAAAGAACCGCCCCAAGAATGAGCAGAAACTGCTGGAATGGGTAAAGCAGTATCCTGTTGGAAGTAAGCAGTTCAACAAGATTATAGATACAAGACTCGAAGGCCGTTACTCTAGGCAGGGAACTAGAGAAATTGCTAAGTTGGCCAACACCTGCCTTGCGAAGCGCTCAAGGGACCGTCCAACGATGAGACAGGTGGCTGACAGCCTAAAGCAAGTGATGCAGCTCAAGCAGTTGGATGGTGAAAGTGTTGCATCAGGGGACAACTCGCCACCTCATGATGTGCAGGGTAAGCCAACAGCAGACGATATTGCCGTGGCTTCAGCAAGGCGGCGGATGCTTCACCTTGCTGCTCTAGGTGAAAATGGAAACAGCATCGCAAGGAGGAGATTCATGTTCATGAAGGCTGCCGCCGCTCCAACTCCGACGTGA